A window of the Cryptococcus neoformans var. neoformans B-3501A chromosome 9, whole genome shotgun sequence genome harbors these coding sequences:
- a CDS encoding hypothetical protein (Match to ESTs gb|CF183087.1|CF183087, gb|CF183086.1|CF183086), whose translation MVTNHHSPEVIEHVAEKAPSSSSNSDAIEGKEDLAASQYDTISGQLPELAAVGSNMDRKNEENGPRAGEELETVIPLAYRLIAFSMILFFATGSSYMQSVASPLKSTFKEKLNINNAQYGTISSASSLVNTILPIIGGIGMDYWGATYAAIISSIFVLVGAIIAAAASNAENYGMLIGGLILMGFGSTVIESTQNKLYSHWFRGTSLGLVFAVDIAWNRITSVIAKNTAVPMSTINGWWGWALWIPAIVCAVNMAVVMLYWWYERAVPKKYRPLLGKDARVKEGWDKRKFQFGTLRRLPKFFWIFCGSQLFQNAAVSVYTSNLADIQTVTRGTSTLAAGYNSSLQSVIPIFLTPLTGFFFDKIGWRMPFVSFTGALYIIVFALIGLTTVHPLCPILISSFALSTNAITFIASIPILVGDDSLLGTALGIWKAFANGNSIVLDVAAGAIQDRSSNGSYNNVIYFIIAIKGVQVLLGPTYYYLDRRWLAGSLRMTEENRLAKLKEVKENNLDYEGWRVSKMTAAIVGFELIGLIITAWVVYIIYSLGT comes from the exons ATGGTGACCAACCATCATTCGCCGGAGGTCATAGAGCATGTCGCCGAAAAGgcaccttcctcttcctccaactcTGACGCTATTGAAGGCAAAGAGGACCTAGCGGCTAGCCAGTACGACACTATCTCTGGCCAATTACCCGAGCTCGCGGCAGTTGGCTCCAACATGGATCGCAAGAACGAGGAGAATGGCCCGcgagcaggagaagaactCGAAACTGTTATCCCTTTGGCATATCGACTGATTGCGTTCTCAATGATTCTATTCTTCGCTACTGGCTCAAGCTACATGCAATCAGTGGCTAGTCCTTTGAAATCGACATTCAAGGAGAAGCTCAACATCAACA ATGCTCAGTACGGTACTATCTCTAGTGCGTCTAGTTTGGTTAACACCATCCTTCCGATCATCGGTGGTATCGGTATGGACTACTGGGGGGCGACATA TGCTGCTATCATATCCAGTATTTTCGTTCTAGTTGGTGCCATCATTGCTGCCGCT GCATCTAACGCCGAAAATTACGGCATGCTTATCGGCGGCTTAATTCTCATGGGTTTCGGTTCTACCG TCATCGAGTCTACCCAAAACAAGCTTTACTCCCACTGGTTCCGCGGTACATCCCTTGGTCTCGTATTCGCTGTCGACATCGCCTGGAACCGAATCACCTCGGTCATTGCCAAAAACACGGCCGTACCCATGTCAACCATCAATGGATGGTGGGGTTGGGCTCTATGGATCCCTGCTATCGTTTGTGCGGTGAACATGGCTGTGGTGATGCTTTACTGGTGGTATGAGCGGGCCGTACCAAAGAAGTATAGGCCTCTTCTTGGGAAGGATGCAAGggtgaaggaaggttgGGATAAGCGGAAGTTCCAGTTTGGGACACTTCGTAGGTTGCCCAAGTTCTTCTGGATTTTCTGTGGTTCTC AACTCTTCCAGAATGCCGCCGTTTCCGTTTACACTTCCAACTTGGCCGACATCCAGACTGTTACCCGAGGTACTAGCACGCTCGCTGCTGGCTATAAcagttctctccagtctGTTATTCCTA TCTTTTTGACCCCATTGACCggtttcttttttgataAAATTGGATGGAGAATGCCTTTCG TCTCTTTCACTGGCGCTCTTTACATCATTGTCTTTGCCCTCATCGGTCTTACCACCGTCCACCCTCTCTGCCctatcctcatctcctcatTCGCTCTGTCTACTAACGCCATCACTTTTATCGCTTCAATTCCCATCTTAGTGGGGGATGATTCATTGTTGGGTACCGCTCTTGGTATCTGGAAGGCATTTGCAAACGGCAATTCTATCGTCCTTGACGTTGCCGCTGGTGCTATC CAAGACCGATCTAGCAACGGCTCCTACAACAACGTCATCTacttcatcatcgccatTAAGGGGGTGCAAGTCCTTCTCGGTCCTACATACTATTATCTTGATCGCAGGTGGCTTGCAGGGTCTCTCCGTATGACCGAAGAGAATCGTCTCGCGAAGCTGAAGGAAGTCAAGGAGAACAACTTGGATTACGAAGGTTGGAGAGTCAGCAAGATGACGGCTGCCATCGTTGGTTTCGAATTGATCGGCCTGATTATCACTGCCTGGGTT GTATACATCATCTACTCTCTCGGCACATGA
- a CDS encoding hypothetical protein (HMMPfam hit to Sec1, Sec1 family, score: 188.1, E(): 1.7e-53), whose translation MPLKDLLKARFTSAIQSIPAGTWKILITDEHSHALLTTVYKQFDILQQHVTSIEPLHSTRQPMTVDAIYLLTPTLQNVDRIIADFANGTRTYKSAHVYFIDGIDDQLAQRLTDGMPQGILQAFVELYCNIWALEDRVFSLKAPWSFYTMFGSLGGAASADLAMEAFQDDLKVTGRSILNFLATINENPYIRYYQPHHHPPLGPLAHTAQSSSHSPQPQSNASLRWKSAMGGLSSKAPEVVGEHLSKKIAEQLQTDLDEYLTNNPEFPPASGRPRSVLFVVDRSMDPAAPFLHEFWYQAMVNDLLNVEEGVRYKYKYTNTLGGLEDKVAELTEQDPVWVSVRHLHMKDAIDTLMTDFGKFAQEHAGFRGGGNVNVNDLKDMLASLPQFQTQREQFSLHLDMAQECMNIFEKKRLAQVGNVEQCCATGYTAEGKTPKSIVEEMVPLLDDRLNITSLDKVRIMALYILFRDGVADEDRRRLYQHARLSLSEQDMVNNLVHLGVKVIKASAAPQTHGPEADKIQDHSKSSKSRIKQKPTMAEGEYELSRYKPVIQMMLEDQNSNKLDPANFPYIKDMPPEANPSLRGSSAQLATTSNPSGSLRSARPTWHKAPSARINNTEGKQRFIIFIAGGMTYSEMRCAYTVGQALGKDVYIGSTHVLTPETYCSQLRALGRGGVGSNPPTPIPLHPQGPSRINRQPGQPVSYQEILNFRHWRPPVGPPSLAPTPQAQPQLQQKQSSHSLLTNGMSSLSLTSTAGSKDKKEKQEGEKKKKKLFGLKL comes from the exons ATGCCCCTCAAGGACCTCTTGAAAGCGC GGTTCACATCAGCTATTCAATCGATCCCAGCTGGTACATGGAAGATTCTGATCACGGACGAGCATTCTCATGCCCTTTTGACTACTGTGTATAAACAGTTTGATATTCTCCAACAACATGTCACTT CGATTGAGCCCCTTCACTCTACTCGGCAGCCGATGACTGTTGATGCCATTTATCTCTTGACTCCAACTCTTCAAAACGTCGACCGCATTATTGCGGACTTTGCCAACGGTACTAGAACATACAAGTCTGCTCATGTCTACTTCATTGATG GGATTGACGACCAATTAGCGCAGAGGCTAACGGATGGTATGCCTCAAGGCATATTGCAAGCGTTTGTCGAGCTGTATTGTAATATTTGGG CGCTCGAGGATCGTGTATTCTCACTCAAAGCGCCATGGTCGTTTTACACAATGTTCGGTAGTCTTGGTGGCGCTGCCTCTGCCGACTTGGCCATGGAGGCGTTTCAGGACGACCTCAAAGTGACCGGGCGCTCT ATTCTCAACTTTCTCGCCACTATCAACGAAAACCCATACATTCGATATTACCAacctcatcaccatccaCCTCTCGGTCCTCTCGCACATACCGCACAATCATCGTCTCACAGCCCTCAGCCTCAGTCAAATGCTTCCCTCCGGTGGAAGTCTGCCATGGGTGGTTTGAGCTCAAAGGCGCCTGAGGTTGTAGGCGAGCATTTGAGTAAGAAGATTGCCGAGCAGTTGCAGACTGACTTGGATGAGTATTTGACAAATAATCCAGAGTTTCCT CCTGCATCAGGACGGCCGCGATCAGTATTGTTCGTGGTCGACAGATCAATGGACCCCGCGGCACCGTTCCTTCACGAATTCTGGTATCAAGCAATGGTCAATGACCTCCTTAATGTCGAGGAAGGTGTACGTTATAAATACAAATACACGAATACTCTTGGCGGGCTGGAAGACAAGGTCGCGGAGCTTACAGAACAAGATCCTGTTTGGGTTTCAGTCCGACATTTGCATATGAAAGATGCCATTGATACGTTGATGACCGATTTTGGCAAGTTCGCGCAGGAGCATGCTGGCTTCCGGGG AGGAGGGAATGTGAACGTCAACGATCTCAAGGATATGCTTGCTAGTCTGCCACAATTCCAGACCCAAAGGGAACAATTCTCTTTGCATCTCGATATGGCCCAGGAGTGTATGAACATttttgaaaagaagagactggCACAAGTTGGGAACGTCGAACAG TGCTGTGCGACCGGGTACACCGCTGAGGGAAAGACGCCAAAATCTAttgtggaggagatggtaCCGCTCTTGGATGATCGACTGAACATCAC CTCCCTGGACAAGGTGCGGATTATGGCCCTttacatcctcttccgcgACGGCGTTGCGGATGAAGACAGGAGAAGATTATATCAGCATGCTAGGCTATCGTTGTCCGAACAGGATATGGTAAACAACTTGGTGCATCTCGGTGTAAAAGTCATCAAGGCGAGTGCAGCTCCACAAACACATGGGCCAGAGGCTGACAAAATACAGGACCACTCGAAATCATCAAAGTCGAGAATTAAACAAAAACCCACCATGGCTGAAGGCGAATACGAATTGTCTCGATACAAACCCGTCATCCAAATGATGCTCGAG GACCAAAACTCGAACAAACTCGACCCCGCCAACTTCCCTTACATCAAAGACATGCCCCCAGAAGCCAACCCTTCCCTCCGTGGAAGTTCTGCTCAACTTGCGACTACTTCTAATCCTTCCGGCTCTCTCAGGAGTGCTCGGCCTACATGGCACAAAGCCCCGTCAGCAAGGATAAATAATACCGAAGGAAAGCAGAgattcatcatcttcattgcAGGAGGGATGACGTATTCTGAAATGAGGTGCGCTTATACTGTTGGGCAAGCTTTGGGAAAGGATGTCTATATCG GCTCTACACATGTGCTCACTCCGGAGACTTATTGTAGCCAATTACGCGCTCTCGGTCGAGGCGGCGTTGGTTCCAATCCTCCTACACCTATACCGCTCCATCCCCAAGGCCCAAGTCGTATCAACCGGCAACCCGGTCAACCAGTGTCATATCAAGAAATCCTCAACTTCCGACACTGGCGCCCTCCCGTTggtcctccttctcttgcaCCTACGCCTCAAGCGCAACCACAATTGCAGCAGAAACAGAGTTCTCATTCTTTGCTTACCAATGGAATGAGCAGTCTGTCATTGACTTCCACAGCTGGTtcaaaagacaagaaggagaaacaagagggagagaagaagaagaagaagttatTTGGACTCAAGTTGTAA